The Vitis vinifera cultivar Pinot Noir 40024 chromosome 12, ASM3070453v1 genome has a segment encoding these proteins:
- the LOC100242129 gene encoding protein STICHEL, translating into MSEMVVMDPSNFHLQKKQLTQIRKAARVLRDPGTTSSWRSPLSTARSLSLSAATPPPPQPPPPPPRPPEESRRVFLYNWRSASQKAKSSVNGENEDDEDGVDGSSVDDSLSDWRNGVDSKSDTYIGGRRHRRHHASMIFRCRDANLVAMGRPSGIKKKKGSKNVHSIALLRHQQQQQQLNTARSGNSKRLLEGILGRDDSVEQSDDTEEYYNSEDFRRICEASPLLSRLRQRNWSRSSSRLLRSKRKDDSSYSYSTPALSTSSYNPYGNRNPSTVESWDGTTASLHDGDDEVDDQLDLPGRQGCGIPCYWSRRSTPRHRGICGSGSCDSPSLSDTIRRKGSSMLCGSQTIYPRRHGLPLGSKKRRSVSMTPQGLLPLLTNSCDGHGGSSMGTGRSDDELSTNFGELDLEALSRLDGRRWSSSCRSQEAMELVALNGEREEEGSPENVRSLSQKYRPMFFDELIGQNIVVQSLVNAISRGRIAPVYLFQGPRGTGKTSTARIFTAALNCLAVGETKPCGICRECSDFISGKSRHFREIDGTNKKGMDRMRYLLKTMPFGTPSPLSPYKVFVIDECHLLPSKTWLAFLKFLEEPPPQVVFIFITPDLENVPRTVLSRCQKYLFNKIKEGDIVARLRKISDDENLDVESDALELIALNADGSLRDAETMLDQLSLLGKRITTSLVNDLVGVVSDEKLLELLELAMSSDTAETVKRARELMDSGVDPIVLMSQLASLIMDIIAGTYHIVDAQQSDSFFGGRSLTEAEMDRLKHALKLLSEAEKQLRVSSERSTWFTATLLQLGSPSPDPTLSGSSRRQSSKTTEDDPSSASRDATIVHKQKPNAHHMPRKSFSPISMPKSAEKNSTHQGDLLSLVDGFNFNAKPVHSQFRNSGASASSHDDVMMGNLVFRSINADKLDDIWERCIERCHSKTLRQLLHAHGKLVSISEAEGGLVAYVAFQDEDIKCRAERFLSSITNSIEIVMRSNVEVKIILLPDGEISMNMKAVGLPDTLGLKQRETTAAVEGERKAFSMKGIDSDLDSSHQELLKVSRGSFNDSEGKLRGGSRDPSNCSPLLDRTFGPTDELAEGHIERSSTKERNQEIPMHRIDSIIREQRLETAWLQVAEKGTPRSMSRLKPEKNQILPQDGTYRQNQVESMNSVGVPSQKWEDELNHEIKVLKINDRRALQKDPVGKRVDHYPISPSSLHDSSFVANFNKESMGYESGTGSVGCNSFFCWNNDKPPKRGKIKQRPPLPSPKVGRGRFPCFGECGKSRKTDSRFKT; encoded by the exons ATGTCAGAAATGGTTGTGATGGATCCCAGCAACTTCCACTTGCAGAAGAAGCAGCTCACTCAAATTCGCAAGGCAGCTCGGGTCTTGCGAGATCCAGGAACCACGTCTTCCTGGCGGTCTCCGCTCAGCACCGCCAGATCTCTATCCCTCTCCGCTGCGACGCCCCCGCCACCTCAGCCGCCGCCTCCACCGCCCCGGCCGCCGGAGGAGTCGAGGAGAGTGTTTCTATACAATTGGAGGAGTGCTAGTCAGAAGGCGAAATCGTCGGTGAACGGTGAGAACGAGGACGATGAAGACGGCGTTGATGGATCGAGCGTGGATGACAGCTTGAGCGATTGGCGGAATGGCGTGGATTCCAAGAGCGACACCTACATTGGCGGCCGGCGGCACCGGCGGCACCACGCTTCGATGATCTTCAGATGCAGAGATGCGAATCTGGTGGCAATGGGCAGACCTAGTGGGATTAAGAAGAAAAAGGGCAGCAAGAATGTACACTCCATTGCTTTGTTGAGACaccagcagcagcagcagcagctcAACACTGCTCGCTCCGGCAATTCGAAGCGATTGCTGGAGGGGATTTTAGGCCGGGACGACTCAGTGGAGCAGTCGGATGACACTGAAGAGTACTACAATTCCGAGGATTTCCGGAGAATTTGCGAGGCCTCTCCATTGCTGTCAAGGCTGAGGCAAAGGAATTGGTCTCGGTCCTCATCTAGATTGCTGAGGAGCAAACGAAAAGATGACTCTTCTTATTCGTACAGTACGCCTGCATTGTCCACTAGCTCTTATAATCCGTATGGCAATCGAAACCCCAGTACTGTTGAGTCCTGGGATGGGACTACAGCCTCCCTACACGATGGGGATGATGAGGTAGATGATCAGTTGGATTTGCCGGGCCGGCAGGGATGTGGGATTCCTTGTTACTGGTCTAGGAGGTCAACACCAAGACACAGAGGGATATGTGGGAGTGGGAGCTGTGACTCCCCTTCGCTTTCTGATACTATAAGGAGAAAAGGAAGTAGCATGTTGTGTGGGAGTCAGACCATATACCCCAGGCGCCATGGGCTGCCGTTGGGTTCCAAGAAGAGGAGAAGTGTTTCAATGACTCCTCAGGGTCTGCTCCCATTGCTGACCAACAGTTGTGATGGCCATGGAGGGTCATCTATGGGAACTGGGCGAAGTGATGATGAGCTTTCTACAAATTTTGGGGAGCTAGATTTAGAGGCCTTGAGTAGGTTGGATGGGAGGAGGTGGTCTTCGAGTTGTAGGAGTCAAGAGGCTATGGAGCTTGTGGCTCTAAATGGGGAGAGGGAAGAGGAAGGTAGCCCTGAAAATGTTAGGAGCTTGAGTCAGAAATATAGGCCAATGTTCTTTGATGAATTGATTGGTCAGAATATTGTTGTTCAGTCCCTTGTCAATGCCATTTCCAGGGGAAGGATTGCCCCTGTATATCTTTTCCAGGGTCCCCGTGGGACAGGGAAAACATCCACAGCTAGGATTTTCACTGCTGCTTTGAATTGTTTGGCAGTTGGAGAAACTAAGCCATGTGGGATCTGCAGGGAATGCAGTGACTTCATATCTGGAAAGAGCAGGCATTTTAGGGAAATTGATGGCACCAATAAGAAGGGAATGGACAGAATGAGGTACCTTTTGAAAACCATGCCATTTGGAACTCCATCGCCTCTTTCACCATACAAGGTTTTTGTTATTGATGAGTGCCATTTATTGCCCTCTAAGACTTGGCTTGcttttctcaaatttcttgAGGAACCGCCACCACAAGTTGTGTTCATATTCATAACACCTGATCTTGAAAACGTGCCTCGTACTGTACTTTCACGGTGTCAGAAATAccttttcaacaaaatcaaagaAGGTGATATTGTTGCCAGGTTGAGGAAAATTTCTGATGACGAGAATCTGGATGTTGAATCAGATGCATTGGAGTTGATTGCCTTAAATGCTGATGGTTCCCTTCGAGATGCAGAAACTATGTTAGACCAATTGAGTTTGCTGGGGAAGAGAATCACTACGTCTCTTGTAAATGACCTT GTGGGTGTTGTTTCAGATGAGAAACTACTGGAACTTTTGGAGTTAGCCATGTCATCAGACACTGCAGAAACAGTGAAAAGAGCCAGAGAGCTAATGGACTCTGGAGTTGATCCAATAGTTTTGATGTCTCAATTGGCCAGCCTTATTATGGATATCATTGCTGGAACATATCACATTGTTGATGCCCAACAAAGCGATTCATTCTTTGGGGGACGAAGTC TGACAGAGGCAGAAATGGATAGATTAAAGCATGCCTTGAAGCTTCTCTCAGAGGCTGAGAAACAACTAAGGGTTTCAAGTGAACGTTCAACATGGTTTACGGCAACTCTCTTACAGCTTGGTTCCCCTTCACCTGATCCTACTCTGTCTGGCAGCAGTAGGAGGCAGAGCTCAAAGACAACTGAGGATGATCCATCAAGTGCTTCTAGAGATGCTACTATTGTTCACAAGCAGAAGCCTAATGCTCACCATATGCCTCGGAAATCATTTTCTCCTATTTCCATGCCTAAATCGGCTGAAAAAAATTCCACCCATCAGGGGGATTTATTGTCCCTAGTTGATGGTTTTAATTTCAATGCCAAGCCTGTGCACAGTCAATTTAGGAATAGTGGTGCCTCTGCTTCCTCACATGATGATGTTATGATGGGGAATCTGGTCTTTAGAAGCATTAATGCAGATAAGTTGGATGATATCTGGGAGCGGTGTATTGAGAGGTGCCATTCAAAGACACTGAGGCAGCTGCTACACGCTCATGGAAAGCTTGTATCAATCTCTGAAGCTGAAG GTGGTCTGGTTGCTTATGTTGCATTTCAGGATGAAGATATTAAATGTAGAGCTGAGAGGTTTCTGAGTAGTATCACAAACTCAATTGAGATAGTTATGAGAAGTAATGTAGAAGTTAAAATAATCCTCTTGCCAGATGGTGAAATTTCTATGAATATGAAAGCAGTTGGGTTGCCAGATACTTTGGGCCTGAAGCAAAGGGAAACAACTGCAGCAGTCGAAGGGGAAAGAAAAGCATTCAGCATGAAAGGAATAGATTCAGATCTAGACTCCTCACATCAGGAGCTGCTTAAAGTATCCAGAGGAAGCTTTAATGATTCTGAAGGTAAGCTGAGAGGTGGATCACGAGATCCTTCTAATTGTTCTCCACTGCTAGATAGAACATTTGGACCTACAGATGAATTGGCTGAAGGGCACATTGAAAGAAGTAGTACAAAAGAGAGGAATCAGGAGATTCCAATGCATAGGATTGACTCCATAATTCGCGAACAGAGATTAGAAACTGCATGGTTGCAGGTTGCAGAGAAAGGCACACCTAGGTCGATGAGTCGGTTGAAACCTGAGAAGAATCAAATCCTGCCCCAAGATGGTACCTATCGTCAAAATCAAGTTGAATCCATGA